The Corynebacterium callunae DSM 20147 genomic sequence TGGAGACGAGCTCGCCTTCTACATCCTTGTAAACAACTTCAATATCAGAAACAGCGGTTTCAAGAACTGGAGACCAGTTAACTAGCCGGTGTGCTTGATAGATGAGGCCTGCGTCGAAAAGCTTCTTAAAAATGGTTTGGACGGCGCGGGAAAGTCCCTCGTCGAGGGTGAAACGCTCGCGAGACCAGTCCACGGAATCGCCGATGGCACGCATCTGGCCACCAATTTTGCCGCCGAATTCTTCTTTCCATTCCCAGACCTTGGCAATGAACTCTTCACGATCGTAGTCGTAACGAGTCTTGCCTTCGGTCTCCTTGAGCATTGCCTCAACCTTGGTTTGGGTTGCAATGCCGGCATGGTCCATGCCTGGAAGCCACAGCACTTCAAAGCCCTGCATGCGCTTACGGCGAGCCATAGCATCCATGAGGGTGTGGTCCAGGGCGTGTCCCATGTGGAGCTGGCCGGTTACGTTTGGCGGCGGCAAAACAATGGAGAATCCTGGCTTATCACTGGATGGATCCGCGGTGAAATAACCCGCATCTACCCATCCTTGGTAAAGATCCGCCTCCACAGCCTTGGGGTCCCAAGACTTGGGCAGTTTGTCTGCGCGGTTTTGGCTGGTGTTCTCATTATTCTGCTCAGTCACGCAGACCATCTTAGCCCCTGTGTCCACATATCAAGTACACGGTCTCTGATCTCTGGCCCAGGGGCTAAAAACTTAACTACTCTTTGGTAATTGCCCAGTAGACTGGAATAGCTTTCCAGTTGACTGAAACATTATCTACAGCCTCGGAATAGCCTCCGACAACATTCGGGTACCACAACGGAATAGCTGGTAGATCACTTAAGAGCAATTCTTGAGCTTGTGCATAGGCGACAAAAGTTTCTTCTTTGGTCGAAGCGGCAGCTGCATTAGCTATTAAGGCATCAAACTCAGGATTGCTGTACTTGGAGTCATTTGAGGCCACACCCGAGGTGTAGTTGGGCCCTAAGAAATTGCCGATGCTTGGGTAGTCAGCAAACCATGCCGTTCGATAAGCCCCGTCAAGACCGGTGGTCCGATATGCATCTCGGAAGGACTTGAAATCTGGGAAAGGATTGCCAACTGCGGCAACACCGAGTTCATTACTAATGCTGTTGGCAACGGCATCCACCCAATCGCGATTTGGAACGTCAGCATTATAGCTAATTTGCAATTCCCCTTCGAAGGGCTCAATTGCTTCTGCCTTATCCCAAAGTTCACGAGCCTTTTCTGGCTGGAAGGTCAACACATCATTTCCCGCAAGTTCGGCATTCCAGCCTTCTAGAACTGGAGAGGTGAAATCAACGGCTGGGGTGTAGGTTCCGTTGAAGATTTCTTGGGAGATCTCTTCACGGTTGATGGCCATGGAGATTGCTTTTCGACGGAGTGTTCCTGCTTCACCTTCAAAGTTTGGTGACTCCATTCGAATCGACAGCTCCAAATAGGATGCTGCTGGCTGATTGACGGAGCGTCCACCCAACTCTTCCTCATAGGTGGTGTAGGCAGATGGTGGAATCAAATCCAGCACATCGAGGTTTCCCGCCAAAAGATCAGAATATGCCGCATCGTTTTGGGCATAGAAAACATACTTCAATCCATCATTTTGAGCTTTACGAGGACCCTCATAATTTTCATTGGCAACGATACGCAATTCCATATTGTGGTCCCATTGCTCCAGCTTGTAGGGACCACTGGAAATAGGATTTTCACCAAAGGCATCGATGTCCTCCCGAGCTGAAGCTGGCATAGGTGCGAAACCGTAATAACCAATGCGCTGCGTGAATTCGGAATCCGGTTGGCCCAGTTCAATGGTGAAAGTGCGATCATCGAGAACTTTAAGACCTTCTAGCGTTTCTACGCCTTCTGCATAACCCTTAATTGGAGAAAAGAAGGAAGTATTTAGCAGTCCATTGGCCACGACGAAGTTCCAGGTATCAACAAAATCAGAAGCTGTAATGGCTGAACCGTCACTGAATTTGATGCCTTCGCGCAAAGTCACCTTGTAAGTGGTCTCATTATCCTGGGTGATGGTTTCTGCCAGATCGTTCTGTGCCACACCAGTTTCATCAAAGTAAACCAAGCCGGAGTAGAGCATATCCACCACTCGCCCGCCACCATTTTCATTGGTATCACCGGGGATTAGTCCGCGCTGTGGTTCAGTTCCATTTACGGATACATAATTGATTTCGGTACTGGGATCGGAGCTGGCACATGAAACCAGCCCGCCTGACAATGCTAAAGCAGTAATAACTGCCATTACCTTTTGGGTCCTTCGCATCTATTTCTCCTTTGGTCCGCCGCTGTTTGCAGCATTAAATCCAGGTCTTAAGCAGGTAACTGATTTGTAACCTTAATAACTTTCCAATCATATCGTGTGGGAACTCACACTTTTTGAAATTCGGGAATATTTTTAAACCCCTGGGACACCCCACATTCTTTCCCTGCGCTATAAAAAAATCCTGCTAGGGTCAAATGCATGCGATTTGGAATCGACGTCGGAACGACGCGCACTATTGTGGCAGTTGTCGACCGCGGAAACTATCCAATTGTCAACGTCGAAGATGCACTAGGTGATGCTCATGAATTCATCCCCTCTGTTGCAGCTCTTGATGGGGCAGAAATCAAGGCTGGCTGGGACGCCGTGACGCTGGGTACCGACCATCCCACCTTCACCCGTTCTTTTAAAAGGATCATGTCCGAGCCTTCGATAACCAGCCAGACCCGAGTGCAGCTTGGTGAGCACAGTCGCAGCCTTGGCGAAGTCTTAAGAGCACATGCCGATACTGTGGTGGCAGCAATTAAGAGCTATCAAGCTCAAAGTAGTGACACCTCGGAGATCGAAGCGGTGCTCGGTGTACCAGCTAATGCGCACAGTGCCCAGCGTCTCCTCACCCTCTCGGCGTTTAGCGAAGCAGGTATTAAGGTCTTGGGTCTCATTAATGAGCCCAGCGCTGCCGCTTTTGAATACACCCACCGCCATGCCAATACGCTTAATTCCAAGCGTCAATCAATTGTCGTTTATGACCTCGGTGGCGGTACCTTCGATGCCAGCCTCATCCGTATCGACGGCACCAGCCACGAGGTGATTTCCTCGCTGGGTATTTCCCGCCTGGGCGGCGATGATTTTGATGAGGCGCTG encodes the following:
- a CDS encoding peptide ABC transporter substrate-binding protein — encoded protein: MRRTQKVMAVITALALSGGLVSCASSDPSTEINYVSVNGTEPQRGLIPGDTNENGGGRVVDMLYSGLVYFDETGVAQNDLAETITQDNETTYKVTLREGIKFSDGSAITASDFVDTWNFVVANGLLNTSFFSPIKGYAEGVETLEGLKVLDDRTFTIELGQPDSEFTQRIGYYGFAPMPASAREDIDAFGENPISSGPYKLEQWDHNMELRIVANENYEGPRKAQNDGLKYVFYAQNDAAYSDLLAGNLDVLDLIPPSAYTTYEEELGGRSVNQPAASYLELSIRMESPNFEGEAGTLRRKAISMAINREEISQEIFNGTYTPAVDFTSPVLEGWNAELAGNDVLTFQPEKARELWDKAEAIEPFEGELQISYNADVPNRDWVDAVANSISNELGVAAVGNPFPDFKSFRDAYRTTGLDGAYRTAWFADYPSIGNFLGPNYTSGVASNDSKYSNPEFDALIANAAAASTKEETFVAYAQAQELLLSDLPAIPLWYPNVVGGYSEAVDNVSVNWKAIPVYWAITKE